A genomic region of Polynucleobacter necessarius contains the following coding sequences:
- a CDS encoding RDD family protein — MTPAELDILPSPQFWRRVSCSLYEQLVLLGVIALTFLVPNLALGILFGISLPSWLTFIYLYAVLGIYFVWYWTKSGQTLAMQTWRVRLIGKNGYTVNRRQAIWRYVYGSLWIAPCVLLQWAFHLEKWQIIEMLFTVALFFWPLSIYLDRTAPLLRQSLADRLAGTRLVELPKNLVTLS, encoded by the coding sequence ATGACGCCTGCTGAATTAGACATTCTGCCTTCACCTCAATTTTGGCGACGCGTTTCTTGCTCGCTCTACGAACAATTGGTTTTGTTGGGCGTGATCGCCCTTACTTTCTTAGTACCCAACCTGGCCCTAGGAATTTTATTTGGCATCTCCCTGCCGAGCTGGCTTACCTTTATTTATCTCTACGCAGTACTAGGCATTTATTTTGTTTGGTATTGGACTAAATCTGGACAAACATTGGCAATGCAAACTTGGCGTGTACGTCTTATCGGTAAAAATGGGTACACAGTCAATCGTCGCCAAGCTATTTGGCGCTATGTATATGGCTCACTTTGGATTGCTCCCTGCGTTTTATTGCAATGGGCTTTTCATTTAGAAAAGTGGCAAATTATTGAAATGCTGTTTACGGTGGCATTGTTTTTTTGGCCACTGAGTATTTACCTTGATCGCACAGCACCTCTGTTGCGTCAGAGCCTTGCAGACCGATTGGCCGGCACCCGCCTCGTAGAACTCCCTAAGAACCTAGTAACTCTCTCTTAA